The Natrinema amylolyticum genome includes a region encoding these proteins:
- the ptsP gene encoding phosphoenolpyruvate--protein phosphotransferase, which yields MSRRTLTGTGATPRSNIGTVVWYSPDVDLPDPDNVDVDPATERDRFEDAREAARSELESERERTAERVGEQEAEIFDAHLQFLDDPQIEDGVESAIEDGLPAEYAVQQAFADPIEQFEGMEGRMAERADDLRDVRDRLIRLIAGGERVDLGDLPEGAVVLAERLTPSDTAQLDPDRVAGFATVTGGRTSHAAIFARSLALPAVVGVGDELHDIDEGATVVVDGENGEIAVDPTDERREAASATHEVEIREEPVATADGTEIEIAANVGQPVELEGAKAQGADGIGLYRTEFLFLDREAPPDEDEQYETYVEALDMFPDGRIVVRTLDVGGDKPIPYLDLPDEENPFLGERGIRRSLGPDTDLFEAQLRALLRAAADSDGRLSVMFPLVATVEELDAALETVDAVAAALDEEGIDYAVPELGVMIETPAAVFAAPELAERVDFFSVGTNDLTQYIMAAARENENVADIRDPCQPSVLRAVAQAVEAAHENDTWIGMCGEMAGDPELTELLVGLGLDELSMSAVTVPEVKATVESVDTDEAAEQATRALEAATRDQVLERIQNNDS from the coding sequence ATGTCCCGACGAACTCTCACCGGCACCGGCGCCACACCCCGCTCGAACATCGGGACGGTCGTCTGGTACAGTCCGGACGTCGACCTTCCTGACCCCGACAACGTAGATGTCGACCCGGCGACCGAGCGCGATCGCTTCGAAGACGCTCGCGAGGCCGCCCGCTCGGAGTTAGAGTCCGAACGCGAGCGGACCGCCGAGCGCGTCGGGGAACAGGAGGCCGAAATATTCGACGCTCACCTGCAGTTCCTCGACGATCCCCAGATCGAAGACGGCGTCGAGAGCGCGATCGAGGACGGTCTTCCCGCCGAATACGCCGTCCAGCAGGCGTTCGCCGATCCGATCGAGCAATTCGAGGGCATGGAGGGACGGATGGCCGAGCGAGCGGACGACCTTCGCGACGTCCGCGACCGTCTGATTCGACTGATCGCCGGCGGCGAGCGAGTCGACCTCGGCGACCTTCCTGAGGGGGCAGTGGTCCTCGCCGAGCGGCTCACGCCGAGTGACACTGCCCAACTCGACCCCGATCGCGTCGCGGGATTTGCCACCGTCACCGGCGGACGCACGTCGCACGCTGCGATCTTCGCTCGGTCGCTGGCGCTCCCAGCCGTGGTCGGTGTCGGTGACGAACTACACGACATCGACGAGGGTGCGACCGTCGTCGTCGACGGCGAAAACGGAGAAATTGCCGTCGACCCCACCGATGAACGCCGTGAGGCAGCGTCGGCTACCCACGAGGTGGAGATTCGAGAGGAGCCGGTAGCAACCGCCGATGGTACTGAGATCGAGATCGCCGCGAACGTCGGTCAACCCGTCGAACTCGAGGGTGCCAAGGCGCAGGGGGCCGACGGTATCGGTCTCTATCGTACGGAGTTTCTGTTCCTCGATCGCGAGGCACCGCCGGACGAGGACGAGCAGTACGAGACGTACGTAGAGGCGCTCGATATGTTCCCGGACGGTCGCATCGTCGTTCGGACGCTCGACGTCGGCGGCGATAAGCCGATCCCCTACCTCGACCTGCCCGATGAGGAGAATCCGTTCTTGGGCGAGCGGGGAATCCGCCGATCGCTCGGTCCGGACACGGACCTCTTCGAGGCGCAGCTCCGTGCGTTGCTCCGGGCCGCCGCCGACAGTGACGGTCGGCTGTCCGTCATGTTCCCGCTCGTCGCAACGGTCGAGGAACTCGACGCCGCGCTCGAAACCGTCGATGCGGTCGCGGCTGCCCTCGACGAGGAGGGCATCGACTACGCCGTTCCCGAGCTCGGCGTGATGATCGAGACGCCCGCTGCCGTGTTCGCTGCTCCGGAACTCGCCGAGCGGGTGGATTTCTTCAGTGTGGGCACCAACGACCTCACTCAGTATATTATGGCCGCAGCGCGCGAAAATGAAAATGTTGCCGACATCAGGGACCCATGCCAGCCCAGCGTGTTACGGGCCGTCGCACAGGCCGTCGAGGCAGCCCACGAGAACGACACGTGGATCGGTATGTGCGGAGAGATGGCTGGCGATCCCGAGCTGACCGAGCTGCTCGTCGGCCTGGGGCTCGACGAACTGAGTATGAGCGCAGTCACCGTGCCAGAGGTGAAAGCGACCGTCGAGTCGGTCGACACCGACGAGGCGGCCGAGCAGGCCACTCGAGCGCTCGAAGCGGCCACCAGAGACCAGGTACTCGAACGAATTCAGAACAACGACTCATAG